The Mytilus edulis chromosome 12, xbMytEdul2.2, whole genome shotgun sequence genome contains a region encoding:
- the LOC139497348 gene encoding MAM domain-containing protein 2-like has translation MYTEVSSIANGSRAVLTTESASLTASSFCLSFQYHMKGLPGTLKVFAGDKTSSLTSIWEKSGVQPNPDQWKNVTIEIPQFNNPVITIEVTRGDSFRGDIAIDDLILTPGR, from the exons ATGTACACAGAGGTGTCAAGCATAGCGAATGGGAGTAGAGCTGTACTTACAACAGAATCTGCTAGCTTAACGG caAGTAGTTTTTGTCTGTCATTCCAGTATCATATGAAGGGCCTGCCGGGTACATTAAAAGTATTTGCTGGAGACAAAACATCTTCTTTGACAAGTATCTGGGAGAAATCTGGAGTGCAACCAAATCCAGACCAATGGAAAAATGTTACTATAGAAATACCACAATTCAATAACCCTGTT atcaCGATAGAAGTAACCAGAGGCGATTCATTCAGAGGTGACATTGCTATTGATGATCTGATTCTGACTCCTGGTCGTTGA